In Halococcus salifodinae DSM 8989, one DNA window encodes the following:
- a CDS encoding NAD(P)/FAD-dependent oxidoreductase, protein MSPDRETDDVDVAIVGGGPTGCSAGVFTARYGLDTVIFDRGRSSIHRCAYLENYPGFPAGIDIETFTALLHDHATTAGCEIVPDLVESVERRDDAGFVIETQEDRRVTADRIVAATRYGGEYLQSLGDDAMFATHEHDGEAYERFDRSYADVDGRTPIDGCYVASPSDEADRQAIIAAGRGARTGHALIADVRRGRGYPDPIAKQYDWVRKEDELTDEWRDRERWAEWFDDRLPDDHDCSTARLDELCEREIDRRLDQYLSDEEIATRTRRGQSRLLEHVDDERVLERAREIEAERRAVETEH, encoded by the coding sequence ATGAGTCCGGACCGAGAGACCGACGACGTCGACGTGGCTATCGTCGGCGGTGGTCCGACGGGCTGTTCGGCGGGCGTGTTCACCGCCCGATACGGTCTCGACACCGTGATCTTCGACCGCGGCCGCTCGTCGATCCACCGGTGTGCGTATCTGGAGAACTACCCCGGCTTCCCCGCCGGGATCGACATCGAGACGTTCACCGCGCTGCTCCACGACCACGCCACGACGGCCGGCTGCGAGATCGTCCCGGATCTCGTCGAATCGGTCGAGCGTCGTGACGACGCTGGGTTCGTGATCGAAACCCAGGAAGATCGCCGAGTTACTGCCGACCGGATCGTCGCCGCGACACGCTACGGTGGGGAGTATCTCCAGTCGCTCGGCGACGATGCAATGTTCGCGACCCACGAACACGACGGCGAGGCGTACGAGCGGTTCGATCGGTCCTACGCCGACGTCGATGGCCGGACGCCGATCGATGGCTGTTACGTCGCATCGCCGTCGGACGAAGCGGACCGCCAGGCCATCATCGCGGCCGGACGCGGCGCGCGCACCGGGCACGCCCTCATCGCGGACGTCCGCCGGGGTCGTGGCTATCCCGATCCCATCGCCAAGCAGTACGACTGGGTTCGCAAGGAGGACGAACTGACGGACGAGTGGCGTGACCGCGAGCGCTGGGCCGAGTGGTTCGACGACCGCCTGCCCGACGATCACGACTGCTCGACGGCCCGGTTGGACGAGCTGTGCGAGCGCGAGATCGATCGTCGTCTCGATCAGTACCTCAGCGACGAGGAGATCGCCACCCGGACCCGGCGTGGACAGTCCCGACTGCTCGAACACGTCGACGACGAGCGGGTTCTCGAACGGGCGCGCGAGATCGAGGCCGAGCGCCGGGCCGTCGAGACGGAGCACTGA
- a CDS encoding DUF7552 domain-containing protein, whose translation MTGPTLHTIHTTLDALAVDGGRYCVVCARTGEHPVPVAGLRFDDRATAARAARVARRYRARLRRYDPRVAVHDLIVCEDIAGVRGRADHGGAEWHRRFWAVADRELARLRATAEGDR comes from the coding sequence ATGACCGGACCAACGCTTCACACCATCCACACCACCCTCGACGCGCTGGCGGTCGATGGCGGCCGATACTGTGTCGTATGCGCTCGCACCGGCGAGCACCCGGTGCCGGTTGCCGGGCTACGGTTCGACGACCGAGCCACGGCGGCCCGGGCGGCCCGCGTCGCCCGGCGCTACCGCGCTCGGCTGCGACGGTACGATCCACGCGTCGCCGTCCACGACCTCATCGTTTGCGAGGACATCGCCGGAGTTCGTGGCCGGGCCGACCACGGAGGGGCCGAGTGGCACCGTCGGTTCTGGGCAGTCGCCGACCGCGAACTGGCTCGTCTCCGGGCGACCGCGGAGGGCGATCGATGA
- a CDS encoding DUF7260 family protein, producing MTVETHVEAALDRVRDERAVVTEKQTAYGQFVREIEQLSVDTPSSTQATRQTTAGSIATMQAGGAGGVGGSDRCEEVREEFAATVRPHSTADVDDGETLLEAIAAELSEQVAMALAPRNATVGFTAGLKNGVLSEITQRRSELRAMAGALDREAESLDEAKGVLDDVLGWIVEANETPLTELGFDELRSRHDRLAEFRDRCDGLARDRQSVLRATTTGDGEAGIAHQELVACLYDAFPVAYPILSTVARVIEVCDRCQQAIRTHLVRRV from the coding sequence ATGACCGTCGAAACACACGTCGAGGCGGCGCTCGACCGCGTTCGTGACGAACGGGCCGTCGTGACGGAAAAGCAGACGGCCTACGGGCAGTTCGTCCGCGAGATCGAGCAGCTGTCGGTCGACACGCCATCCAGTACACAGGCCACTCGACAGACGACGGCCGGGTCGATCGCCACGATGCAGGCGGGCGGGGCGGGCGGAGTGGGTGGGTCGGACCGCTGTGAGGAGGTCAGAGAGGAGTTCGCCGCGACCGTCCGCCCGCACAGCACTGCGGACGTCGACGACGGCGAGACGCTGCTCGAAGCGATCGCCGCCGAGCTGTCCGAGCAGGTCGCGATGGCACTCGCGCCGCGAAACGCGACGGTGGGGTTCACCGCGGGCCTCAAGAACGGCGTGCTGTCCGAGATCACACAGCGACGGTCCGAACTGCGGGCGATGGCGGGGGCGCTCGATCGTGAAGCCGAATCGCTCGACGAGGCGAAGGGGGTTCTCGACGACGTGCTCGGGTGGATCGTCGAGGCCAACGAGACGCCGCTCACCGAGCTCGGTTTCGACGAGCTTCGGTCGCGCCACGATCGGCTTGCGGAGTTCCGGGATCGGTGTGATGGTCTCGCGCGCGACCGGCAGTCGGTGCTTCGTGCAACCACCACCGGCGACGGTGAAGCCGGTATTGCCCACCAGGAGCTCGTGGCGTGTCTCTACGACGCGTTTCCGGTGGCGTATCCGATTCTTTCGACCGTGGCTCGGGTCATCGAGGTCTGCGATCGGTGCCAGCAGGCGATCCGGACGCATCTCGTCCGGCGAGTGTAG